A stretch of Candidatus Nanogingivalaceae bacterium DNA encodes these proteins:
- a CDS encoding ABC transporter ATP-binding protein: MAKNEKEIVKLRNLKKRFGVGDAENYALNGVNLTIKQGEFIIIMGPSGCGKTTLLNTIGLLDRATEGDYIFDGRNVARMSRSKQAQIRSEKIGFIFQNFNLIPRLTVIENVALPLVYKGVGKVKRLEQASESLKQFHLGEREFYMPWQLSGGQTQRVAIARALVNKPSIILADEPTGNLDSKSSHIIMEELADVHKKGNTIIMVTHNPELMAYATRIITMFDGKIDTDTKKKPAKNSSKKDEELNTLDKLEQMEEKIDEIKEELGV; the protein is encoded by the coding sequence ATGGCTAAAAATGAAAAAGAAATTGTTAAACTGCGAAATTTAAAGAAGCGTTTTGGTGTTGGTGACGCTGAAAACTACGCCTTGAATGGTGTTAATCTAACCATTAAACAAGGTGAATTTATCATAATTATGGGGCCTTCTGGCTGCGGAAAAACTACTCTTCTTAATACAATTGGGCTTCTTGATCGTGCGACAGAAGGAGATTATATTTTTGATGGGCGAAATGTTGCGCGAATGTCGCGTTCAAAGCAGGCGCAAATTCGAAGTGAAAAAATTGGATTTATTTTCCAGAATTTTAATCTAATTCCCCGTTTAACGGTGATTGAAAACGTTGCCCTTCCCCTTGTCTATAAAGGTGTTGGTAAAGTTAAACGCCTTGAACAAGCTTCAGAAAGTTTGAAACAATTTCATCTTGGTGAGCGTGAGTTTTATATGCCGTGGCAACTTTCGGGTGGCCAAACGCAACGTGTAGCAATTGCACGAGCTCTTGTGAACAAACCATCAATTATTCTTGCCGACGAGCCAACTGGAAATCTAGATTCAAAGAGCTCGCATATTATTATGGAAGAATTGGCTGATGTGCATAAAAAAGGTAATACTATTATTATGGTAACGCACAATCCTGAATTAATGGCATACGCTACGCGGATTATTACAATGTTTGATGGAAAAATCGACACTGATACCAAAAAGAAACCCGCTAAAAATTCTTCGAAAAAAGATGAAGAGTTGAATACACTAGACAAACTCGAACAGATGGAAGAAAAAATTGATGAAATTAAAGAGGAATTAGGAGTTTAA
- a CDS encoding ABC transporter permease — protein sequence MSPRVLKTNIENAIESLHANRLRTFLTMLGVMIGIASVVVIFSLSGGVGSMISNQIVAEGGALAVVRPKELTANDKNVITSLATSKSFTQSSITNEDLGMISKIKEVSAVAPLANFSAKVRGDGEEKYANLLATSPNLDQTVSLKVREGQFIADSANANTVVLGNQMAIDLFGTTQAVGKEIAMKGEKFIVIGVLTHQSSSINFSNVDFNNTAIIPYETAKRIIGDNLQIQQVNIHAKSINSLGAIQKQIESDLLKKHNGERDFEVLTGKNISHPSDKFIELSTLILAIVASVSLVVGGIGIMNIMLVNVSERTREIGIRKALGANNRHILFQFLTESMIISLGGGLFGYLIGYAFSFGVSMFLPFSPIISWQIALLVCGLSTVVGVIFGLYPAFRAARKDPIVSLRQYS from the coding sequence ATGAGTCCGAGAGTTTTAAAAACGAATATCGAAAATGCGATAGAATCGCTCCATGCAAATCGTTTGAGAACTTTCTTGACGATGCTTGGCGTGATGATTGGTATCGCCAGCGTTGTGGTTATCTTTTCACTTTCTGGCGGTGTGGGCTCAATGATTTCAAATCAAATTGTTGCTGAAGGTGGGGCGTTGGCAGTTGTTCGTCCAAAAGAATTGACGGCAAATGATAAAAATGTAATCACAAGCCTAGCAACTTCGAAGAGCTTTACGCAAAGTTCAATCACGAACGAAGACCTTGGTATGATTTCGAAGATTAAAGAAGTATCGGCGGTTGCTCCACTTGCAAATTTTTCGGCAAAAGTTAGAGGGGATGGCGAAGAAAAATACGCAAACCTACTCGCAACAAGTCCAAATCTTGATCAAACAGTGAGTCTTAAAGTTCGCGAAGGCCAATTTATAGCGGATAGCGCAAATGCAAATACGGTCGTTCTTGGTAATCAGATGGCGATTGATTTATTTGGAACAACTCAAGCGGTTGGTAAAGAAATTGCAATGAAGGGTGAAAAATTTATCGTTATCGGTGTTCTAACGCATCAAAGCTCTTCAATTAACTTTAGTAATGTTGATTTTAATAATACTGCAATCATTCCTTATGAAACTGCGAAACGAATTATCGGTGATAATTTGCAGATTCAACAAGTAAACATTCATGCAAAAAGCATTAATAGCCTAGGAGCAATTCAAAAACAAATTGAAAGCGATCTTTTGAAAAAACACAATGGTGAACGCGATTTTGAAGTTCTTACAGGTAAAAATATTTCACATCCATCAGATAAATTCATCGAACTTTCAACATTAATTTTGGCGATTGTTGCTAGTGTTTCATTGGTTGTTGGCGGAATTGGGATTATGAATATTATGCTAGTAAATGTTAGCGAACGAACACGGGAAATCGGAATTCGAAAAGCGCTTGGCGCGAATAATCGACACATTCTATTCCAATTCTTAACTGAGTCGATGATTATTTCGCTTGGTGGAGGATTGTTTGGATACTTGATTGGCTATGCATTCTCATTTGGTGTAAGTATGTTCTTGCCGTTTAGCCCAATTATCTCTTGGCAAATTGCACTTTTGGTTTGTGGACTTTCGACAGTTGTTGGTGTGATCTTTGGTCTATACCCTGCCTTCCGCGCAGCCCGAAAAGACCCAATTGTAAGTTTGCGTCAATACTCTTAA
- a CDS encoding pilin, whose translation MKNLKQVSKISISGFIASAFPATFLTLNSFATSTIFNSGVQGGADRGRGVGVPTTLFGDGNTGIFTQMINMMLFAVGILSVVMLIYGGLRYILSNGDSKKVDAAKNTILYAIVGLIIALLAYAIINFIIGLFTGTGTGFGGGSNPNGVNGVPPTNV comes from the coding sequence ATGAAGAATTTAAAACAAGTTTCGAAAATCTCAATTAGCGGTTTTATAGCTTCGGCTTTTCCGGCAACTTTTCTAACGCTTAATTCTTTTGCGACTAGCACTATTTTTAACAGTGGAGTTCAAGGCGGAGCAGACAGGGGTCGTGGCGTAGGTGTTCCAACAACCCTTTTCGGTGACGGAAATACTGGAATTTTCACCCAAATGATCAACATGATGCTTTTCGCGGTAGGAATTCTTAGCGTTGTTATGCTAATCTATGGCGGTCTTCGCTACATTCTCTCAAACGGAGATTCGAAAAAAGTTGATGCTGCAAAAAATACCATCCTTTACGCAATCGTTGGTTTAATTATCGCACTTCTTGCGTATGCAATTATTAACTTCATTATTGGATTATTCACAGGTACCGGAACTGGTTTCGGTGGAGGAAGCAATCCAAATGGCGTGAATGGTGTTCCACCAACAAACGTTTAA
- the pnp gene encoding polyribonucleotide nucleotidyltransferase: MVEIIFESFSKKIPATHLAEGEDMIINPTGKKLISVSTDFLGRKLTLEVGKVGFRSTSSVIVKYGEAVVLGTVQLGSKPVALDYFPLSIDYEEKWYASGRISGSRFIKREGRPSDDAVLIGRLIDRPIRPLFPKGYREEVQVVTTVLSADPEFRPDMIAMIAASSALHLAGVPFDGPVAGLRIGKINGEFKAFLNPEEREKSPLDLVVAGIESGITMVEAGANEVPEEEIIAGLAWAYENFQPAIKLQNELRAKYIEAGYFEERAFELVLPNEEILKEVEEWTDGKFDSKIREAYPKYNQNIAEIREKFHAEMLEKFGEEAYEEIRKEYDEAFTLAVHKAVRKGIIEDGERPDGRELDEIRPLSSEIDFLPRAHGSSLFTRGVTQAMNIVTLAPLSYSQLVDTMEFNEIERRYMHHYNAPGYTVGEPRRLGSPGRREIGHGYLAQRALEAVLPSVEDFPYAIRSVTEIMSQNGSTSMAATCSSCMALMSAGVPLKNPVSGIAMGLMMDGETPYILSDIADAEDFAGDMDFKCTGSKNGITALQMDMKVHGLPVSVLEKAILTSRKGREHILRHMLSVISEPKKDLSPYAPRIEKIKINPEKIGAIIGKGGETINKITSETGAEVDIKEDGLITIASSNAEQIEKALNWIKSLVEEPEVGKIYRGKVVSIKDFGAFVNILPGIDGMLHISQMSEKRTEKVTDVLSQDQEIWVKLDKIDEKGRLNLTMKGVKQ, encoded by the coding sequence GTGGTAGAAATTATTTTCGAAAGCTTTTCGAAGAAGATTCCTGCAACTCATTTGGCAGAAGGAGAAGATATGATCATAAATCCAACCGGGAAGAAATTAATTTCGGTTAGTACTGATTTCTTGGGTCGAAAATTAACACTAGAAGTTGGCAAAGTTGGCTTTCGTTCAACTTCAAGCGTTATCGTAAAATACGGCGAAGCTGTTGTTTTGGGAACCGTTCAATTAGGCTCTAAACCAGTGGCGCTAGATTATTTCCCACTTTCAATTGATTACGAAGAGAAGTGGTACGCGAGCGGACGAATTTCTGGCTCAAGATTTATTAAGCGCGAAGGTCGCCCAAGCGATGACGCCGTTTTGATTGGTCGGTTAATCGATCGCCCAATTCGGCCTTTGTTTCCAAAAGGTTATCGCGAAGAAGTTCAAGTTGTCACAACTGTTCTTTCAGCCGATCCAGAATTTCGACCAGATATGATTGCGATGATTGCAGCTTCGAGCGCGTTGCATCTTGCTGGAGTTCCGTTTGATGGCCCAGTTGCTGGTCTTCGGATTGGTAAAATTAACGGAGAATTTAAAGCTTTCTTAAATCCTGAAGAACGCGAAAAATCTCCGCTCGATTTGGTTGTTGCCGGAATCGAAAGCGGCATCACAATGGTTGAAGCTGGAGCAAACGAAGTTCCTGAAGAAGAAATTATCGCAGGGCTAGCTTGGGCTTACGAAAATTTCCAACCAGCAATTAAACTCCAAAATGAATTACGCGCAAAATATATCGAAGCAGGTTATTTTGAGGAGCGCGCTTTCGAATTAGTTTTGCCTAATGAAGAAATTTTAAAAGAAGTGGAAGAGTGGACAGACGGAAAATTCGATTCGAAAATTCGTGAGGCTTATCCAAAGTATAATCAAAATATTGCCGAGATTCGCGAGAAGTTCCACGCAGAAATGCTTGAAAAATTCGGTGAAGAAGCGTATGAAGAAATTCGAAAAGAATATGATGAAGCATTCACTTTGGCGGTTCATAAAGCAGTTCGAAAGGGGATTATTGAAGACGGCGAGCGACCAGATGGTCGTGAGTTAGATGAAATTCGACCACTTTCGAGTGAAATCGACTTCTTGCCACGAGCACACGGTTCGAGCCTCTTCACTCGTGGCGTGACTCAAGCAATGAATATCGTAACTCTTGCACCACTTTCATATTCGCAATTGGTTGACACAATGGAGTTCAACGAAATTGAACGCCGATATATGCACCACTACAATGCACCCGGATATACTGTTGGTGAACCTCGACGCCTAGGAAGCCCTGGTCGGCGTGAAATTGGCCACGGTTATTTGGCGCAACGAGCTTTGGAAGCAGTTTTACCGAGTGTTGAAGATTTTCCTTATGCAATCCGTAGCGTGACTGAAATTATGAGCCAAAATGGTTCAACTTCAATGGCAGCAACTTGTTCAAGTTGTATGGCTTTAATGAGCGCCGGCGTACCTTTGAAAAATCCCGTTTCAGGAATCGCAATGGGATTAATGATGGATGGTGAAACACCTTACATTCTAAGCGATATCGCCGACGCCGAAGACTTTGCTGGCGATATGGACTTCAAATGTACAGGTTCGAAAAACGGAATTACAGCGCTCCAAATGGATATGAAAGTTCATGGTTTGCCAGTTTCTGTTCTTGAAAAAGCAATCTTAACTTCACGAAAAGGTCGCGAGCATATTTTGCGCCACATGTTAAGTGTAATTTCTGAGCCTAAAAAAGACCTTTCACCATATGCACCACGGATTGAAAAGATTAAAATTAACCCTGAAAAAATTGGTGCAATCATTGGTAAGGGTGGTGAAACAATCAATAAGATTACATCTGAAACTGGTGCTGAAGTTGATATCAAGGAAGACGGCTTGATTACAATCGCAAGCTCGAATGCTGAACAGATTGAAAAAGCACTGAACTGGATTAAATCATTGGTTGAAGAGCCTGAAGTTGGCAAAATCTATCGCGGAAAAGTTGTTTCAATTAAAGACTTTGGTGCTTTCGTAAATATTCTTCCTGGAATTGATGGCATGCTTCACATTTCACAAATGTCTGAAAAGCGAACCGAAAAAGTTACGGATGTTTTAAGCCAAGATCAAGAAATTTGGGTAAAACTAGATAAAATTGACGAAAAGGGAAGGTTGAATCTTACAATGAAAGGTGTCAAGCAATAA
- a CDS encoding ASCH domain-containing protein, with translation MVEIIFERFSRRIPATHLAEGEDMIHKMNLQDKYFDFIKNGTKRIELRLNDEKRQQIKIGDSIEFSNKKDKFTAKVIGLLKYQDFKTLFNDFGIEILAERTMAKEELLGVLSEFYTPEKQEKFSVLGIRVEL, from the coding sequence GTGGTAGAAATTATTTTCGAAAGATTTTCGAGGAGAATTCCTGCAACTCATTTGGCAGAAGGAGAAGATATGATCCATAAAATGAACTTACAAGATAAATATTTTGACTTTATTAAAAATGGAACAAAAAGAATTGAATTAAGATTAAATGATGAGAAGCGACAACAAATAAAAATCGGCGATTCAATTGAGTTTAGCAATAAAAAAGATAAATTTACAGCAAAAGTTATTGGATTATTAAAGTATCAGGACTTTAAAACTCTTTTCAATGATTTCGGAATTGAAATTCTCGCCGAAAGAACAATGGCAAAAGAAGAACTTCTAGGTGTTCTTAGTGAATTTTATACACCAGAAAAACAAGAAAAGTTTAGTGTTCTAGGAATTAGAGTAGAATTATAA
- a CDS encoding spherulation-specific family 4 protein, translating to MNKNKIAILTSILGIVGLSVLFGLKASAATSTQSIIIPMYKYPSKNAPLWEAIYKHGSTKIPYTIVNPNNGPADPLDASYQKAMTELSNRGFNKVGYVAQTYQNRDIKELAKDIDTWFKIAPDTKAIFIDEMASGTPAQRCYVANTYNYIKVKYPGTLVIQNPGIYLQDEEIGKYADIFTTAETDVEKYLDKDSNRWKNISNFEKDSKNSKKIYHIVYGIRSEAEQQKVLELSRERNAGFIYFTSKTSNYYRDPSDNFDKLIESMNLPATQPEVGTPVELPEGCEDVFNLKVKNKKDPENKPTQPSENKPVEPAKPADPKDPKTPKNPNNAEAKKTDSKVEAPNTGSRKSTKDFSILIAAGIAALPIILTWIIRHKI from the coding sequence ATGAACAAAAATAAAATAGCAATACTAACATCAATTTTAGGGATTGTTGGTTTGAGCGTGCTCTTTGGGCTAAAAGCTTCTGCTGCAACATCAACTCAATCCATAATCATACCGATGTATAAATACCCTAGCAAAAATGCACCGCTATGGGAAGCAATCTATAAACACGGAAGCACAAAAATTCCATACACGATTGTCAACCCCAATAACGGACCAGCTGATCCGCTAGATGCATCTTATCAAAAAGCGATGACAGAATTAAGCAACCGTGGTTTTAATAAGGTTGGATATGTTGCCCAAACTTATCAAAATCGTGACATTAAAGAGCTCGCAAAAGACATCGATACTTGGTTTAAAATCGCACCGGACACAAAAGCGATCTTTATCGATGAGATGGCTTCTGGTACACCCGCTCAACGTTGTTACGTTGCAAACACTTACAACTATATTAAGGTAAAATATCCTGGAACTCTAGTTATTCAAAACCCTGGAATTTACCTTCAAGATGAAGAAATCGGAAAATACGCAGATATCTTTACAACTGCTGAAACAGATGTTGAAAAATATCTAGACAAAGATTCTAACCGCTGGAAAAATATTTCTAATTTCGAAAAAGATAGCAAAAATTCGAAAAAGATTTATCACATCGTTTATGGAATTCGTTCAGAAGCAGAGCAACAAAAAGTTCTAGAGCTAAGCCGCGAACGAAATGCAGGATTCATTTACTTTACATCAAAAACTTCAAATTATTACCGAGATCCTTCAGATAATTTCGATAAACTTATCGAATCAATGAATCTACCAGCAACTCAACCTGAAGTTGGTACTCCTGTGGAATTGCCAGAAGGATGCGAAGATGTATTTAACCTAAAAGTTAAAAACAAGAAAGACCCAGAGAATAAACCAACGCAACCAAGTGAAAACAAACCAGTAGAGCCAGCTAAACCAGCTGATCCAAAAGATCCAAAAACACCTAAGAATCCAAATAATGCCGAAGCTAAAAAGACAGATTCAAAGGTTGAGGCACCAAACACTGGTTCACGTAAAAGCACTAAAGATTTCTCAATTTTAATTGCCGCTGGAATTGCAGCATTACCAATAATCTTAACTTGGATTATTCGACACAAAATTTAA
- the rpsO gene encoding 30S ribosomal protein S15 — protein sequence MITKENKEKAIALTQVSKNDVGSPQAQVSILTARIKEVTEHLQSNKHDFMARRGLMQMVGRRKKLLKYLERKDFEAYKAVVAKLGLRK from the coding sequence ATGATTACTAAAGAGAATAAAGAGAAGGCAATCGCTTTGACTCAGGTTTCAAAGAATGACGTTGGTTCGCCACAGGCGCAAGTGTCAATCTTGACGGCTCGTATCAAAGAAGTGACGGAACACCTTCAATCAAACAAGCACGACTTCATGGCTCGTCGCGGTTTGATGCAAATGGTTGGTCGCCGTAAAAAACTTCTAAAATATCTTGAACGAAAAGATTTTGAAGCTTACAAAGCTGTTGTTGCTAAATTAGGTCTTCGAAAATAA
- a CDS encoding valine--tRNA ligase, which yields MKITKTYEPNNYEPEIYNLWELSGAFESSGVGPKYSIVMPPPNANGNLHIGHGLMAAVEDILVRYHKMKGYDAIYLPGADHAGFETWVVYERLLNAKGKSRFDYSRDELYKNVWDFVASQRGNMELQLRALGAGADWKNLTFTLDEKVVNRVYKTFEKMWNDGLIYRGERIVNYSTKYQTSYADIEVDYKEEKGKLWTIAYPVLDNFGDISEYMLVSTTRPETILGDTALAVNPEDERYQNLIGKKVRVPLTNREVEIVADEYADPQFGTGVVKITPFHDPNDFEVGNRHNLPKIQVIGFDGKMTQNAGEYAGLEVMEARKKILEDLKKINALFKEEDITHVVGYDYKSGEPIQPLVKEQWFISTKPLAKKAIEVLEEDKIKFTPENKKNVLMEYLKNIRDWNISRQIPWGIPIPAFQNVEDPTDWIFDERVHEAEIEVNGKIYKRDEDTLDTWFSSGQWPFITTDFLEGGELSKFYPNSVMETGHDLIFPWISRMIMLGLYCTGQIPFREVYLHGMVLDEHGQKMSKSKGNVINPMDVIAEYGSDAFRLGIIAARSAGQNQAFSKNKVIAGRNFCNKLWNISRFISEKVGDIKSEKRPEAFSPADHWIVRELDRAISELDNHMQNYRFAEASETVYHTIWSTVADWYIEASKTQQNPELLAWVLETCLKIAHPFAPFVTETIWQTLPWTEGILANEKLAESLEFNEFEALQFERIQDLVGEIRLITAELPGKKRYNLVFEKDELIAKNAETIRHLSRVPEIVQTDAPHGFSLAASGLGAYLDVPTSVLAEYKTELNERIEKISNEINLLEKRLSNENYVSKAPAHLVEETREEFSNKKAELEKVKKALEIL from the coding sequence ATGAAAATTACAAAGACTTACGAACCGAACAATTACGAACCTGAAATTTATAATCTTTGGGAACTTTCCGGTGCTTTCGAAAGTAGCGGAGTTGGCCCAAAATATTCAATTGTAATGCCACCACCAAATGCAAACGGAAATCTTCACATTGGTCACGGATTAATGGCCGCCGTAGAGGATATTTTGGTGCGTTATCACAAAATGAAGGGTTATGACGCAATTTATTTGCCTGGTGCCGACCACGCCGGTTTTGAAACATGGGTTGTTTATGAACGCCTTCTAAATGCAAAAGGGAAGAGCCGTTTTGATTATTCTCGTGATGAGCTTTATAAAAATGTTTGGGATTTTGTTGCTAGCCAACGCGGAAATATGGAATTACAACTTCGCGCACTCGGAGCTGGAGCTGACTGGAAAAACCTTACTTTCACACTAGATGAAAAAGTAGTAAATCGCGTTTATAAGACTTTCGAAAAAATGTGGAACGATGGCCTAATCTATAGAGGTGAGCGAATTGTTAATTATTCAACAAAATACCAAACTTCTTACGCCGACATTGAGGTAGATTATAAAGAAGAGAAGGGCAAACTTTGGACAATCGCGTATCCTGTTCTTGATAATTTTGGTGATATTAGTGAATATATGCTAGTTTCAACAACGCGCCCAGAGACAATTCTTGGCGATACTGCACTTGCAGTTAATCCAGAAGATGAACGATACCAAAATCTAATTGGCAAAAAAGTGCGCGTACCTCTAACTAATCGTGAAGTTGAAATCGTCGCCGATGAATACGCCGATCCACAATTTGGAACTGGTGTTGTTAAAATTACACCATTCCACGATCCAAATGACTTCGAAGTTGGTAATCGTCACAACTTACCAAAAATTCAAGTAATTGGCTTTGATGGAAAAATGACTCAAAACGCCGGTGAGTATGCTGGCTTAGAAGTTATGGAAGCGCGAAAAAAGATTCTTGAAGACCTCAAGAAGATTAACGCTCTCTTTAAAGAAGAAGATATTACGCACGTTGTTGGTTACGACTATAAATCTGGCGAGCCAATTCAGCCACTTGTAAAAGAGCAGTGGTTTATCTCTACGAAACCTCTAGCTAAAAAAGCTATTGAAGTTCTTGAAGAGGACAAAATTAAATTTACGCCCGAAAATAAGAAGAATGTTCTAATGGAATACCTTAAAAATATTCGCGACTGGAACATTTCACGTCAAATACCGTGGGGAATTCCGATCCCAGCATTTCAAAATGTTGAAGATCCAACAGATTGGATTTTTGATGAACGCGTTCACGAAGCTGAAATTGAAGTTAACGGCAAAATTTATAAACGCGATGAGGATACGCTTGATACTTGGTTCTCGAGTGGTCAATGGCCATTCATTACAACTGATTTTCTTGAGGGCGGTGAGCTTTCGAAATTCTACCCAAATAGTGTAATGGAAACCGGCCACGACTTGATTTTCCCTTGGATTTCACGAATGATCATGTTGGGGCTTTATTGCACCGGCCAAATTCCTTTCCGCGAAGTTTACTTGCACGGAATGGTTCTTGATGAGCATGGCCAAAAAATGAGTAAATCAAAGGGAAATGTGATCAACCCGATGGATGTAATTGCTGAATATGGTTCCGACGCTTTCCGCCTTGGAATTATCGCAGCACGTTCAGCAGGGCAAAACCAAGCATTTTCGAAAAATAAAGTTATCGCTGGGCGAAACTTCTGCAATAAACTTTGGAATATTTCACGATTTATCTCAGAAAAAGTTGGCGATATTAAGAGTGAAAAACGCCCCGAAGCTTTCTCGCCAGCAGATCACTGGATCGTACGAGAACTCGACCGTGCAATTTCAGAATTAGATAATCACATGCAAAATTACCGTTTTGCCGAAGCTTCTGAAACTGTTTATCACACAATTTGGAGCACAGTTGCCGATTGGTATATCGAAGCATCAAAAACACAACAAAATCCTGAACTTCTGGCTTGGGTCCTTGAAACTTGTCTAAAAATTGCACATCCATTTGCGCCTTTCGTAACCGAAACTATCTGGCAAACTTTACCTTGGACTGAGGGAATTCTCGCAAATGAAAAACTTGCCGAATCACTAGAGTTTAACGAATTCGAAGCACTTCAATTTGAACGAATTCAAGATTTGGTTGGTGAAATTCGCTTGATCACCGCTGAACTTCCAGGCAAAAAACGCTACAATTTGGTTTTCGAAAAAGATGAACTAATTGCAAAAAATGCCGAGACAATTCGCCACCTTTCACGCGTACCAGAAATTGTTCAAACAGACGCGCCACACGGATTCAGTCTTGCCGCTAGCGGTTTGGGCGCATATCTTGATGTTCCAACTAGCGTTCTAGCCGAATATAAAACTGAATTAAATGAACGAATCGAAAAGATTTCGAACGAGATTAACTTGCTCGAAAAACGACTCTCGAACGAAAACTATGTTTCGAAAGCACCAGCACATTTGGTTGAAGAAACTCGTGAAGAATTCTCAAACAAAAAAGCCGAGCTTGAAAAAGTTAAAAAAGCGCTTGAAATTCTATAG
- a CDS encoding aminoacyltransferase: protein MLKIIEITDKKEWDDFVNEHNGHPLQLWGWGELKAESSNWKVVRVFLKNGEEKYIDRKKNDHSDIVAAAQILIRKLPFPLNSFAYIPRGALALSKKPIERARISREIALWVSKNIKPKPVCLSMEPDWNEDEFEIRDGWRKSKNTILIPRTLIIDLTQTEDELLAQMSKKTRQYIRKSSGEVKIRQLRSKEDIDRALEIYVQTAKRAGFAIHPKKYYHDLYKKMGENSPIFGAFIDVNSSEEQGQAFENNQTQEMVAFLWFAQSNYTSFELYGGVTEMGQKVRANYILKWTAMLEMKKRGVERYDFNGLLNDGISKFKAGFAHHENMLVGTLDFPISKTYFIWNSFLPTAKKIVRKFKK, encoded by the coding sequence ATGCTAAAGATTATCGAAATTACAGATAAAAAAGAATGGGACGATTTTGTTAACGAACATAACGGTCATCCTTTGCAGCTTTGGGGCTGGGGTGAACTTAAAGCCGAGTCATCAAACTGGAAAGTGGTGCGAGTTTTTTTGAAGAACGGTGAAGAAAAATACATTGATCGCAAGAAGAATGATCATTCAGATATTGTGGCAGCAGCGCAAATTTTAATTCGAAAACTACCTTTTCCGCTTAATAGTTTTGCATATATTCCGCGTGGCGCTTTGGCGCTTTCGAAAAAACCGATTGAACGAGCTCGCATTTCGCGTGAAATAGCACTTTGGGTTTCGAAAAACATTAAACCAAAACCAGTTTGTTTGAGTATGGAGCCAGATTGGAATGAAGATGAATTTGAGATTCGTGATGGCTGGCGAAAGAGTAAAAATACTATTTTAATTCCGCGAACGCTAATTATTGATTTAACGCAAACTGAAGATGAATTGCTCGCACAAATGAGCAAAAAAACGCGTCAATATATTCGAAAGAGTAGTGGGGAAGTAAAAATTCGCCAACTTCGTTCGAAAGAAGATATCGATCGCGCGCTAGAAATTTACGTTCAAACTGCAAAGCGTGCTGGTTTTGCAATTCACCCTAAAAAATATTACCACGACCTCTATAAAAAAATGGGTGAAAATTCGCCAATTTTTGGTGCATTTATAGATGTAAACTCGAGTGAAGAGCAGGGGCAAGCTTTCGAAAATAACCAAACTCAAGAAATGGTTGCATTTTTGTGGTTTGCGCAAAGCAACTATACTTCGTTTGAGCTTTATGGCGGCGTGACTGAAATGGGTCAAAAAGTGCGCGCTAACTACATTTTAAAGTGGACGGCAATGCTCGAAATGAAAAAACGTGGTGTGGAAAGATATGACTTCAACGGTCTTTTGAACGATGGGATTTCGAAATTCAAAGCTGGTTTTGCGCATCATGAAAATATGCTTGTTGGAACTTTGGATTTTCCGATTTCGAAAACATATTTCATCTGGAATTCATTCTTACCGACTGCGAAAAAAATCGTGCGAAAATTCAAAAAATAG